The following proteins are co-located in the Paenibacillus sp. JNUCC32 genome:
- a CDS encoding helix-turn-helix transcriptional regulator: MARESFDKEIQFLRILALAGGAYNRQQLADRLGISVHTYDKTLRNLKNKIESLQPQLAEEQSLTLSEGLRYSYYETADPLLLLLFRGKSLKASESLRLSMILTQLQHQQLTAKELIERCGDQFPDGETLPDEKTIRGDLKYLEEVGVIVRTGAERPYRYRGARDLIDSLSDDELLDLYDYVDVMSNTQLPSVQGYMLRDNLKRALRNRDIAAHSDPAYIYKYHYHSRILDEAHLHTIFQAITKRARLCFLYLSPKSSSRYASRNTNPLFHRESKGLRETVLPLRVIYDHQYGRWYLIGHNGRQGLMKFRMEGLTQIEEGEVVEEEIFQQRLMETLAEFEHSWVTDTRNPTKVVARFFNPEGGKVNFVLNRVKAQGQWGTVTMESESSFLYEIEVNGTSEIKPWLRSFGSSCEVLQPRSLRQEFIKEWKEIAAYYEPESIREDI; encoded by the coding sequence ATGGCTCGGGAAAGCTTCGATAAAGAAATCCAATTTCTTCGTATTCTGGCGCTGGCCGGCGGCGCATACAACCGGCAACAACTGGCTGATCGCCTTGGCATTTCAGTACATACCTATGACAAAACGCTCCGAAATTTAAAAAATAAAATTGAATCGCTTCAGCCGCAGCTCGCCGAAGAACAAAGTCTTACCCTCTCCGAAGGTCTGCGCTATTCATACTATGAAACCGCTGATCCGCTCCTGCTGCTGCTGTTCCGCGGCAAATCGCTCAAAGCATCGGAAAGCTTGAGGCTATCCATGATCCTCACCCAGCTGCAGCATCAGCAGTTAACCGCGAAGGAACTCATCGAACGCTGCGGCGATCAATTCCCGGACGGAGAAACACTGCCCGATGAGAAGACGATACGCGGGGATCTCAAATACCTGGAAGAAGTCGGAGTCATCGTGAGGACAGGCGCAGAACGGCCGTACCGTTACAGGGGCGCCCGTGACCTCATCGATTCGTTGTCGGATGACGAGCTTCTTGATCTCTACGATTATGTGGACGTCATGTCGAACACGCAGCTCCCCTCTGTTCAGGGGTATATGCTTCGAGACAATTTAAAGAGGGCCCTGCGTAATCGTGACATCGCCGCACACTCGGACCCGGCCTATATTTATAAGTATCATTACCATTCACGCATATTGGATGAGGCACATCTGCACACCATTTTTCAGGCGATCACCAAAAGGGCGAGGCTTTGTTTCCTGTATTTATCGCCAAAAAGCTCTTCACGCTATGCTTCCCGAAACACGAATCCGCTGTTCCATAGGGAATCCAAAGGGCTTCGGGAAACGGTGCTTCCGCTGCGCGTGATCTATGACCATCAATACGGCCGTTGGTACCTGATCGGTCATAACGGCAGACAGGGCCTCATGAAGTTTCGCATGGAAGGATTGACTCAAATCGAAGAAGGCGAAGTGGTTGAAGAAGAAATATTCCAACAGCGACTCATGGAAACGCTGGCCGAATTCGAGCACAGCTGGGTTACCGATACCCGTAATCCCACCAAGGTCGTGGCCAGATTCTTTAACCCGGAGGGCGGCAAAGTGAATTTCGTGCTGAACCGGGTCAAGGCGCAAGGGCAATGGGGGACCGTTACCATGGAATCCGAGAGCTCGTTCTTATACGAAATTGAAGTGAACGGCACCAGCGAAATTAAGCCTTGGCTCCGCAGCTTCGGCTCCAGCTGCGAGGTGCTC